The DNA segment GCTACCTCTTAAATACATTATAATATCTATATCGGAAACTGTCAACTCTTTTATATAAAAAAGTTTCTAATTTAGAATAAAAGTTTATTTTCCATTTTGGATATTATATAATTTAATTAAATTAATTTATTGAAAGTAGGGATTTCATTGAGAATTAGAGAACTAAGAAAAGAATTTGATTTAACTCAAGAACAATTAGGTGAAAAAATAGGACAAACAAAATCAAATATTTCTAAATATGAAACAGGTGCTTTAGAACCTGGAATAGATACTCTTAATACATTAGCTAAATTCTTTGATGTATCTCTTGATTATCTAATTGGCAACTCCGACATAAGAAATCCTTACAAAGACAAGCCTTCTATACCAGAAGAGTTTGAAAATCCAGAGGAAGCTGTAAAATTCTTATTAGAGCAAAATGTAATCATGGGATTCGGTGGCTTTGATGTTCATACAATGAGTGATGAAGAAGTACTAGAATTTGCAAATGAATTATTAAACCATCTAAGATTACTTAGCTATAAATATAGAAAATAAATTTAAAGAGATCAATTTAAGCCAACTCAGAACCAAGGGGGGATATCTATAATGGTTTGGATAAATGATTATGTAAGAGGTATAATAGAACATTGTAAAACAAGTGATATATATGATATTTACAACGAATTAGATATAAAAATATATAGAGTTGATAAAAAAGATAGAATTCTAAATAATAATGATGCTTTCTATATGAGAGATTATTATAATTTAGAAATAGTATTTATTAGAGATGATTTAGAATATTATTTTGAAAAGTTTATTCTTGCACATGAATTAGGACATGCTATTTTACACACAGATATTATTTCTGCTGCATACAATAAGAAACTTATAAATAAAGGTAAACTAGAAAAACAAGCTGATTATTTTGCTCTAAAACTGCTTAACATTGAGATAGATAGTATAGATTATGAAGGTTATACAATAGAGCAAATATCAAAATCATTACATGTAAGTGAAAAAAGTTTAGAAATGTACTCATATTGAGTATTATATTTTTTATTGTTAAACCGAACATATATTCTATTAAGGAGTGATAAAATGCAAGGTGGAGTTAGACGTAGAGGAAAAAGGTGGTATTACTACTTTGATGCAGGAGTTGTGGATGGTAAAAGAAAAAAGATTGAACGTGTAGGTGGCAATACTAAGAAAGAAGCTCTAGAAGCTTTAAGAAAGGCTCTCAATGAGTTTGAGAAGGCTGGTACTATATTGGATGAAACAGAAATGAGCACAGCTGATTATTTTGATTACTGGTACAAAGAATATGTACTAATTAATTGTAAATATAATACTCAAGAATATTATAGACGTATTATAAAAAATCATATAAAACCTAGCTTAGGTATATATAAAATAAAATCTCTTAATGCAGCTAAATTGCAAGAATTTATAAACGATAAACATATCAATGGGTATTCTAAAAGTTCTTTATCTAATTTTTTAGGGGTTCTTTCTAAAGCTTTAAAGATGGCAGTATATCCATATCAGTTAATTAAAGAGAGTCCTATGCAATATGTAAAAATACCTAAAATTCAAGAAGATAAAAAAGATGAAGATAATCTTAAAATTATATCTAAAAAAGATTTTAATAAAATTATAAAAAGATTTCCAATGGAAAGTACATTCTATATACCTTTACAAATTGGTTTTCATACAGGTATGAGAGCTGGAGAAGTTTGTGGATTAACATGGAATCATGTAGATTTAGAATCAAATACAATATCAGTCACTAAAACTCTTATACCTAAAGGAAAAGGTATATGGGAATTAGGTCCTCCTAAAACTCAATCTTCATATAGAACTATTGTAATAGGTCAAACATTAGTAGATATTTTAAAAAAGCATAAGAAATGGCAAATAGAAAATAAATTAAGATATGGTAAGTATTATAAAGAATCTAATTTTGTATGTACTAAAGAAAATGGAACTCATGTAACTACAAATACTTTAAAATATTTATCTAGAGTGGTTAACTATGAATTAATGATAGATTTTAATTTTCACTCATTAAGACATACTCATGCTACTATGCTATTAGAAGCAGGAGCAAATATAAAAGATATTCAGGAAAGATTAGGTCATTCTAAGTTATCAACAACAATGGATACTTATTCTCATGTTACCAACAAAATGAAAAAAGAAAGTGTTGATATATTCGAAAAAATTATATCTAATAATAAGTAATTTGCCACCGAGTATAATTTTCGGTGGCAACAGGGTGGCAAATAGCTTATTTAAATTATTTATAACCTCTAAAACATAGTTATCCTCTAGTTAAGTAGGGTTATACTTTCAACGTGAACAGTATGTGGAAACATATCTACAGGTTGTATCTCTCTTGTCTTATATCCACTTTCATCTAAGTATTTCAAATCTCTTGCAAGGGTTGATGGATTACATGAAACATATACTACCTTTTTAGGGTTCATTTTTATTATAGTATCTAACACTTTTTCATCACACCCTTTTCTAGGTGGATCTACTACTACAACATCTGCTCTTATTCCTTGTTTATAAATCTTAGGAAATACTTCTTCTGCTTTTCCTAGATAAAATTCTGCATTATCTATCCCATTTATTTGAGCGTTCTTTTTAGCATCTTCTATAGCTGGCTTTACTACTTCTATTCCATATACTTTTTTAGCTTTTTTTGCTAAAAACAATGATATACTTCCTATACCACAGTATAGGTCAAATACTGTTTCATCCCCTTTTAAATCTGCATATTCCAATGCCTTATTATATAATTTTTCTGTTTGTATTGGATTTACTTGAAAAAATGATAATGGAGAGATATTAAATTTTATATCTTCTATATAATCAACTATTTTATCTTCTCCCCATAATGTAATAGTTTCTTTGCCTAATATTACATTAGATTTTCTAGTGTTTATATTTTGTATTATACTTTTAATACCTTCAATATTTTCTACTATAGATTTTATCAATTCATCTTTATATGGTAGTTTTTTACCATTAGTTATTAATACAAGCATTAAATCTCCTGTTTTAAATGATGTTTTAGTTAATATATGTCTTATTATGCCTGTACCTTTCTTTTCATCATAAGGCTGAACTTTATAGTTTTTCATATACTCTCTCATAACTTTTATTATTTTATCAGTTATAGGATGTTGAATTATACATTTATTTGTATCAACTATTTCATGAGTTCCTCTTTTATAAAATCCTATTTTAACAAAGTCTTCCCCAGATTGAACTGGAAATTGTGCTTTGTTTCTATATCTAAATGGTTCTTCCATTCCTATTGTTTCATGTATTTTAATATCCTCTAATTTTGCTATTCTTTCCATATCATCAGTTACTTTTTTTCTCTTTATATCTAATTGAGCATCATAATCTATTTTTTGAATTTGACAGCCACCACAACTATCTACTACATGACAAGGTGCTTCTATTCTCCATTTTGAAGGTTTAGTAATTTCTACAAATTCACCTACTCCATAGTTCTTTTTTGCTGTAATTATTTTTATATTACCTATATCTCCTGGTATTGCATCATTTATAAATACTGCAAAGTTTTCAATTTTTGCAACCCCTTGTCCTCTATGATTTAAATCTATTATTTCTACTTTATAAGTACTACCTACCTTAACTTTTGATTTCAAAATTAACCTCCTAATAATGCTTATTCTCTATTAATTATATCCTTTAACGGAAAAAAATAAAAGTAAAGCTTATTTAGTAGATATAAAATAGCTATAATTATGTACCTATAAGTATTTAATTTGTTTTTTATATTGCTATGTTTAGATTAATAATTAAAATCTTCATCTAAAATAATTCCTTCACATACAATATTTGTGGGACCAACAAGAAAAATTTCTTCATATTTTCCATTACTTTCTTTAAGTATAATATTAAGAATACCACCTGGCATATTTATTCTAATTTCACCACTGTTAACAATATCCTTTTTTATTAAAGTAAATCCCAGGGAGCCAGCACCAGTACCACATGCTAGTGTAAAATCTTCGACTCCTCTTTCAAAAGTTTTAGCATAAACCTCCTCATTATCAATAAAATAAAAAGTGACATTTGCTCCTTTTTTAAGTTTTTTATGTTGCCTTAATCCTTTGCCAATATTATATAAATTTTCTTTATTTAGAGTATGTAAGTTTGATAATTTAACTATCAAATGTGGTAATCCTAGATCTCCAAGTTCAACATAAGAACAATCATATTTATTTCCATCATATTCTAAAGGAAAATCCATTTTAAAAACAGTTGGTTTATTTAGTCTAATTTCATATCTTCTTTTATCAATTCTAACTCCTTCAACTAATCCTGATATAGTTTCAATAATTTGCTTTTTCCCAGCAAGACCTTTTTCAAATCCATATCTACAAATACATCTTGCACCATTTCCACACATTTCTCCATGAGTACCATCAGAGTTTAAGAAATTCATTTTATAATCAGCTTTTCCAGCAGTATTATCTAAAAACATAATGCCATCAGCTCCAATTGATAATCTTCTAGAACATAAAGTTTTCGCAATATGCGAAAACTTTTCTTCTGGAATTTTTTCAATAATATTATTTATTATTATAAAATCATTTCCTGCTCCGTGCATTTTTGTAAATTTGATTATAATTCCTCCTTTAAATAAAATTTATTTTTCTTTTAAATATGTATTAAATTGCTATTATTAGATATCATATATAAATTAAACTTCACATTATATATTATATTTATATATCAAAAAAGTATAATATGACAAAAAAAATAGCACACTTTATAGTGTGCCTAAAAAATAAGAATTGGTTGCCAATTTTGATTATATAGAAATTA comes from the Senegalia massiliensis genome and includes:
- a CDS encoding helix-turn-helix domain-containing protein yields the protein MRIRELRKEFDLTQEQLGEKIGQTKSNISKYETGALEPGIDTLNTLAKFFDVSLDYLIGNSDIRNPYKDKPSIPEEFENPEEAVKFLLEQNVIMGFGGFDVHTMSDEEVLEFANELLNHLRLLSYKYRK
- a CDS encoding ImmA/IrrE family metallo-endopeptidase, whose product is MVWINDYVRGIIEHCKTSDIYDIYNELDIKIYRVDKKDRILNNNDAFYMRDYYNLEIVFIRDDLEYYFEKFILAHELGHAILHTDIISAAYNKKLINKGKLEKQADYFALKLLNIEIDSIDYEGYTIEQISKSLHVSEKSLEMYSY
- a CDS encoding site-specific integrase, which codes for MQGGVRRRGKRWYYYFDAGVVDGKRKKIERVGGNTKKEALEALRKALNEFEKAGTILDETEMSTADYFDYWYKEYVLINCKYNTQEYYRRIIKNHIKPSLGIYKIKSLNAAKLQEFINDKHINGYSKSSLSNFLGVLSKALKMAVYPYQLIKESPMQYVKIPKIQEDKKDEDNLKIISKKDFNKIIKRFPMESTFYIPLQIGFHTGMRAGEVCGLTWNHVDLESNTISVTKTLIPKGKGIWELGPPKTQSSYRTIVIGQTLVDILKKHKKWQIENKLRYGKYYKESNFVCTKENGTHVTTNTLKYLSRVVNYELMIDFNFHSLRHTHATMLLEAGANIKDIQERLGHSKLSTTMDTYSHVTNKMKKESVDIFEKIISNNK
- the rlmD gene encoding 23S rRNA (uracil(1939)-C(5))-methyltransferase RlmD, which encodes MKSKVKVGSTYKVEIIDLNHRGQGVAKIENFAVFINDAIPGDIGNIKIITAKKNYGVGEFVEITKPSKWRIEAPCHVVDSCGGCQIQKIDYDAQLDIKRKKVTDDMERIAKLEDIKIHETIGMEEPFRYRNKAQFPVQSGEDFVKIGFYKRGTHEIVDTNKCIIQHPITDKIIKVMREYMKNYKVQPYDEKKGTGIIRHILTKTSFKTGDLMLVLITNGKKLPYKDELIKSIVENIEGIKSIIQNINTRKSNVILGKETITLWGEDKIVDYIEDIKFNISPLSFFQVNPIQTEKLYNKALEYADLKGDETVFDLYCGIGSISLFLAKKAKKVYGIEVVKPAIEDAKKNAQINGIDNAEFYLGKAEEVFPKIYKQGIRADVVVVDPPRKGCDEKVLDTIIKMNPKKVVYVSCNPSTLARDLKYLDESGYKTREIQPVDMFPHTVHVESITLLN
- the dapF gene encoding diaminopimelate epimerase is translated as MLFKGGIIIKFTKMHGAGNDFIIINNIIEKIPEEKFSHIAKTLCSRRLSIGADGIMFLDNTAGKADYKMNFLNSDGTHGEMCGNGARCICRYGFEKGLAGKKQIIETISGLVEGVRIDKRRYEIRLNKPTVFKMDFPLEYDGNKYDCSYVELGDLGLPHLIVKLSNLHTLNKENLYNIGKGLRQHKKLKKGANVTFYFIDNEEVYAKTFERGVEDFTLACGTGAGSLGFTLIKKDIVNSGEIRINMPGGILNIILKESNGKYEEIFLVGPTNIVCEGIILDEDFNY